A window of Chryseobacterium sp. IHB B 17019 genomic DNA:
TCTGAACCCCAGCCAAAGTTCCCGAAGGAAATATACTTTTTGTCTGGACTTACCGCTACACCAAAGGCCACACCTAATAAACCTCCGCCCTGTACAGGTGAAAAATCTGTGGGTGTTGCATCATATTTGTACACCGGGCAATGCGTTCCGGAATCTCCTGAACCGGCACGGAAGTTATTGGCAATCCATGCATTATCATCAGCATCAAAAACAACAAAAGCGGCACCGCTTGGAATAAAATTTTTAGCTCCGGAAGAATTGCTTTTTAAGGTAAGTGTCCAATTGTTGGGCGCTTTTTTATCCTCATCTACTTTCATAGATACCAATGAATTTTCATAGATTTCTTCCATTCCTACCAGCATTTGATAAATATTCCCGGCATTAGTAAAAGGATCGTATAATATATTACGAACTGCCTGCAGAAAATTGTTGTTCGGTTTATCCGACGGATGCCACGCATACTCCAAAAACTGATCGTAAAACGGTTTGCCGGTATTACAGAGAGGATTGGTCAAACAGTAATAATACAAGTTGCATAAAGAGTTGAATATTGGATAACTGTTGGTTTCAAAGCCATTGGGGGATTGACTGATCATATCCCCGATACGGCCTTCTGTGCGGTAAATATTCTGCTTCATTCCGTAGGCAATCTTCATATTGCGTTCAGTACCTTTCATTTGTACAATGCCATCATCATTTACGGTGGTCATCCGCGCGAAGGTATAGATGGAAGCGACAGACGATTCCGGACATACTTTTACAATATTATCGACATCCGGAAGATAAAATGTGGCCAAAAGACTGAGCGGTTTACCCTGAATGGTGTAAGCAGTATTTCCAATTGTATATCCGTCAATCAAAACGGTTACCGCGTAATATTGGGATTCATTTTCATTAACTTCAGCACTGAAAGTATTATTTTGAAAGCCAGTTTTAGAATTGACTGCCCCTACATAATTATCGACAATACCAAAAATCTGGAAGCTGCCCGAAGTAATTTGCATGTTTTTCAGCTCAACACTGAATAGAATTGTTTTTGTAGACATAAAAGTGAGTTATGGTTATTAGTTTAGTTTTTATTTAATGCTTTAAATTTATATTTAATTTTTTACTTTAATCGAAATGGCAAAACCGCCGCTTCTTACCATTTTGAAATTGATTTTTGATTTACTGGTAATCTTCTTTTTGTAGATGTTATAGCTCTGAGGATTGTTGATGTAATCTGCATCTTTTCCGTCTTCATAGATCGTTGCTTCATATTTTTTTCCTTTATCCAAAAAAGAGAAATCTACGGTGTAATCTCGCTTATTTTCGTCCGTAATTCCGCCTACAAACCAGTTTTCCGTACCTTTTGCTTTTCTTGCCGTCACAATATAATCGCCAGGTTCTGCTGATAATATTTTTGTGTCATCCCAATCAGCTGCAACATCCTTGATAAACTGGAAAGCATCCATGTGTCTTTTGTAGTTTTCCGGTAAATCCGCCGCCATCTGAAGTGGCATGTACATCACAACATACAGGGCAAGTTGCTTTGCAATGGTAGTTTTCACAAAACGTTTATCTCCAGGGAAATAATAATCCAATTTGGTTTGGAAAATCCCCGGAGTATAATCCATTGAACCTCCCATCCATCTTGTAAATGGCAAAATTGTCTGATGATCAGGATTATTTCCTTCAAAAGCTTCGTGTTCCGTTCCTCTTGCAGCTTCTGCGGAAATCCAGTTGGGATAAGTTCTGCTTTCTCCGCCCGGACGTACGGATTCATGGGAGTTCACCATGATTTTATATTCGTTGGCTTTTTCTGCAATTCTGTAATAATGATTGATCGTCCACTGAGAATAATGATGCTCACCGCGAGGAATCATATCCCCGACATAGCCTGTCTTTACGGCGTCATAACCATATTTATTCATTAATTGGAAGGCTTTGTCCGCCCATCTTTCATAGTTCGTGGCAGAACCCGAGGTTTCGTGGTGCATGATGAGCTTTATTCCTTTTGAATGAGCATATTCATTCAGCATTTTAATATCAAAATCAGGATACGGCGTGATAAAATCGAAAACATATTCTTTGTAATGCCCGTACCAGTCTTCCCAACCGATATTCCAGCCTTCGATCAATAATCCGTCGAAGCCGTTTTCTGCGGCAAAATCGATGTATTCCTTTACTTTTGTGTTATTGGCGCCGTGTTTTCCGTTGGGAGTTAATTTTGAAAAATCTGTTTTATCAAGATGAACATTTGATTGCGGCTGACCGTATGCCCACTGCGATTTTCCGATAATCATTTCCCACCAGACGCCCATATATTTTGTCGGATGAATGTAGGATGTGTCAGTATATTTTGTGGGTTCATTAAGATTAAACATCATTTTTGAGTCTAAGACTTCCTCTGCTTTCGGGGAAACAATAATCGTTCTCCACGGTGAAACAGCCGATGTCTGGATATAGCCTTTTGATCCCTGTTTGTCTGGGGTAAGGTGAGTTTTAAACTTAAAATTCTGAGCATCAACTTCAAGATGGGATGCCGGATAATTCAACACTGCGGCTTCTCCTACATTGACGTATAAAGGATTTTTACCTTCTTTTTT
This region includes:
- a CDS encoding glycoside hydrolase family 97 protein; its protein translation is MKKITIGAVLFSMICAGMNAQSLKSPDGKFEMNFQLKQGVPYYNLKYNGNVVVEDSKLGLRLFKDTAIKFASEVAKPEDAKNDLNNGFTKTDEKRDSKNETWQPVLGEKKNYINNYNELAVTLYQASLDRNMIVKFRLFNDGLGFRYEFPQQKNLNYFVIREEDSEIDFPTDMKAWWIVADYESQEYRYQETKISEIPGRWDQAFDNHSSQALLKNAVQSPLMLKKEGKNPLYVNVGEAAVLNYPASHLEVDAQNFKFKTHLTPDKQGSKGYIQTSAVSPWRTIIVSPKAEEVLDSKMMFNLNEPTKYTDTSYIHPTKYMGVWWEMIIGKSQWAYGQPQSNVHLDKTDFSKLTPNGKHGANNTKVKEYIDFAAENGFDGLLIEGWNIGWEDWYGHYKEYVFDFITPYPDFDIKMLNEYAHSKGIKLIMHHETSGSATNYERWADKAFQLMNKYGYDAVKTGYVGDMIPRGEHHYSQWTINHYYRIAEKANEYKIMVNSHESVRPGGESRTYPNWISAEAARGTEHEAFEGNNPDHQTILPFTRWMGGSMDYTPGIFQTKLDYYFPGDKRFVKTTIAKQLALYVVMYMPLQMAADLPENYKRHMDAFQFIKDVAADWDDTKILSAEPGDYIVTARKAKGTENWFVGGITDENKRDYTVDFSFLDKGKKYEATIYEDGKDADYINNPQSYNIYKKKITSKSKINFKMVRSGGFAISIKVKN